The genomic stretch GCCTGGTTCCAGAAATCAATAAAACTGTTGCGGAAAGTAGTGCTGGTCCAGGCGGTGAACAGCGCGTGCTGGTGCATATGGCCTTCGGGGAAATCGTCGGTCAGTACCCTGCCATTGGGGCTATAGAGCGGGTGGATGAATCCGCTGCGCTGGAACAGCGACAGGCTGTCTACCGGCGGCAGGGAAGTCCTGGTATGATAAAATAGTACTGGCTTATGATGACTGCTGAGGAGCAGGCCATAATCTTTGCTGTCAATGGTCACTGCGGGAGCAGTTTTTTTCTTTAGCGGCTGCAGTTGGTAGCTGATACTGGCATTGGCCGTCAGGCTATCAGGCAGCATGAACACAGCCTGCCGGTTATCCAGCAGCTGAACAGGTGTGCTGCGCCGGGTGACGGGGTTCACCAGTTGCCAGGCGCTGTTGGCGGGCAGGGCTTTGGGCAATGTGAAAAATATGGGCGTCTGGAAGCGTGGATGCTGTCCGGCATTGACCTCAACCGTCAGGGTCTGGGCATGGGAAACAGTGACCAGCAGCAAAGCAATCAGGAGGAGGGGAATAGTGCGCATCTTTAAATTTACTACATCCTGCTGGCTCTGCTAAATAAAAAACCGCCCTGAAATGGCTCAGGGCGGTGATTGGGAGAGGGTTTTTCAGTAGTTATAACTTCACCTGCAGGGCAAAGAGGAAATTGATAGTGGCCATCGGGAAATAAGCGTTTTCCGTAATGAGCGCGCCACTGTCCTCGTAGCTGTAGGTATAGCCGTTGGCAACGTATTTTTTATCAAACAGGTTATTGACCTGTCCAACCAGGGTGATCTCTTTGAACAGCAGTCTGGGCAGCGTATAGCTGACACGCGCATCCTGTACATAGTAGGCTTCCAGCATATGGTCTTTGCTGGCGGTATTGTCCAGGTACTGGCGGCCTACATATTTACCCAGCAGGCTGATGTCCAGGTTCTTTACCGGCAGGAAACTGATCATGCCGCCGCCCATCAGGTTGGGTGAAAAAGCGATATCGGTATTACCCACTTTATCAAAATCCTGGATGCGGTTCCTGCTGAGCGTCAGGTTAGCGCCGGCCTGCAGCCATTGGGTGACGCGGACCTTGCCCTGCAGTTCAATACCCATGCGGTAGCTGTTGGGCACGTTACTGCGCAGGTAAGCGCCCACATCATTGATACTACCGGTCAGCACCAGCTGATCTTTGTATCGCATATAGTAGGCGGTGGCGCCCCAGGAGAACTGGTTGTTCCTGCGTTCAATACCCAGCTCAAAATCATGCATCCTTTCCGGTTTGAGGCCGTCGGTATTGGCTTCAAAATCATTCCGGTTAGGTTCTTTGCTGCCCAGCGAATAGGAAACATAGAGCAGGTAGTCCTTCAGGCTATAGGTAAGGCCCAGCTTGGGGTTCACAAAATCATAGGTATTGCGCACTTTGCGGTCAGGCGCTTCCCGGAAGCCATTCAGCTGGTAGAGGACGCGGCGGTATTGCAGATCACCGAAGATCTCCAGGCCGGGCGTGATAGCGTACTGGTATTTTGTATAGGCGTTCACATCTGTTTTGTAGGCTGTGAGGTTATACCAGCGATGTTTATAGGGGATGGCGGCCTCTGCCCAGATCACTTCCCCGAAATGGTTACCATCGTACCGGTTCCAGCCGCCTCCGATGGTGAACTGGTGGCGGTTGCCTTTGTGCTGTACGGAGAAGATCTGGCCGTAGAAGTCGTTGTCCAGCCAGAGCTGGCGGATCAGGTCCGTGCTGGTGCTGGCGCCGTTATCGGGCAGACCGTAGGCGGTATATTCCGCTTCTGCTTTATATTCTTCGTAATAGCCTTTGCCTTTGGTGAGGAAAAAGGCGGTATTGGCTGTCCAGTTCTTACTGAGCTGGTGGTTGATGAACAGCTGGTAATGATCCTGCTGGTAGTTATCGGTCTGGTTATCGTAGGGATCACCGGGCTTGTCCATACCGGAATAGTTGATGGTCCGGTTGGTTTCCAGGTCGGCCGCAGAAACGCCGTTCCAGGCCTGGTAGGTCTTTTCCTTACCGCCAAAAACATTCAGGCGGATGGAGGTCTTTTCCCCGATATAGGCGCCGGAGAGGTAAAAGGAACGGAGATCACTGGCGGCGCGGTCCACATAACCGTCGCTGCTGATCTTTGAGATCCGGGCGTCAATAGTAAAATGATCATTGATGAGGCCGCTGCCTGCTTTGACCGTATGCTTCCAGGTATTGAAAGAGCCGGCGCTGTTGTTAAGTTCTCCATAGGCGTTGGTATTCACCTCATTGGTGCTGAGGTTAATAGTGGCGCCAAAGGCGGAGGCGCCATTGGAGGAAGTGCCCACGCCCCGCTGGATCTGGATGCTGTTGAGCGAGGAGGAGAAATCCGGCATATTGACAAAGAAAGTGCCCTGCGATTCTGCATCATTGTAGGGGATGCCGTTCAGGGTCACATTGATACGGGTGGCATCCGTGCCACGGATGCGGATACCGGTATACCCGATGCCGGTACCGGCATCAGAGCTGACCACGGCAGAGGGCGTCTGGTTGAGGATGAAAGGAATATCCTGTCCCAGGTTCTGCTTTTCAATCTCTTTTTTGGTGAGATTGGTCTTGGTAAAAGGCGCTTTTTCACCGGCGGTGATGGCGCGGACTTCCACGGGCTGCATGAAGAGGTTAAGCCGCTTCAGGCGGATGGTCTGTGTGCTGTTGTCCGGGCTGACGCTGAGCTCGGCGGTCTCAAAGCCGATGCTGGAGATGCGGAGCGTATAGCTGCCGGAGCGGATGCGCTGAAAAATGAATTCACCCTGTTCATTGCTGCTGGTACTGGCAAAATTGCCCAGTTCAATAGTGGCCGATGCTACGGCGGCCGATGTTGCTGCGTCGATTACTTTGCCGCTGATCTGCTGAGCCAGTAACCAATGGGATAACAATAAGTAGCAAATCCCCAAAAACAATTTTTTCATGTCCATTACGTGTTTAAATGGTGCGGGAGGCGATTTTTACCACCATCCGGTCAAAATTGATTTGAAGGAAATGCTGCGAAAGCGAAGTGTAGTAACTACTATAGATTGGACCTACCTTCCCTGCGCAGGCATTACCCTGATCAGGTTCTACGGGTATCATCTCAGCCGACGGTCTGGAAGACCGGCAGCACCCCGAGGAAACTGAGAAATGATGAAAATGTCTCTTTGGCCAAAGAGGCGGCAAAGATAAGTGTAAAAAAATTATTAAAGTTGTAACAATCCGGAATAGCTGTTCGTCACACTCCTAAACAGCCCTTATGCAACGTATTATACTCAGCAGCCTTTTCCTGTTCACCGTTCTGGCCGGTTTTGCACAGGAGAAAGTGATCAACGATCCCAATGCAGAAGAACGGTCCGTAGGCAGTTTTTCCAGTATTGAAATGCGGGATGGCATTGACCTGTTCCTTTCCTATGGTGAAGAAGCTAAGGTACTGGTGAGTGGCGCCACCCAGACAGACAGGGACAAGATCAAAACGGTAGTGCAGAACGGTGTGCTGAAGATATATACAGAGGGAGGGCCTATCAAGATAAGCACGCGCGACAAAAAACTGAAGGCGTATATTGCGGTACGTTCCCTGGAGGGCCTGTCGGCTACCTTTGGGTCAGACGTTTCCATCAGTGGTACGCTGCGGGCTGAAAAACTGGATATCAAGCTTTCAGGCGGCAGTGATCTGGACGGCCGGCTGGCAGTTCAGTACCTTAACCTGAAAATATCCGGTGGATCGGACGCCCGTATCAAGGGCCAGGTGGAGAGTTTTTCACTGCAGGCCAGCGGTGGCAGCGACCTGAAAGGATTTGACCTGGTTTGCGATAAGGCCAGCGTTTCCTGCACCGGCGGCAGTGATGTCCAGCTGACCGTGAATGGCGAGCTGAATGTGGAGGCCCGTGGCGGCAGTGATGTAGAGTATAAGGGCCAGGGCCATATCAATAAGAGTACTACCAGCGGCAGCAGCATCCGTAAAAGAGCCTGAGCAGAAATGCTTTGATAAACAGTGCAGATTAAAATTATATATATGATAAAGCGGTTTTTATTATTGCTGTTGACAGCCCTGCCTTTGTGGGCGGCGGCACAGCGGCAGATCATCAATGATGAAAATGCTGTACCGCGGGATATAGGGTCGTTCCATGCCGTGAAGATATCCAGCCCTATCACCCTTTTCTTATCGCAGGGCGAAAGGGAAGTGCTGGTGGTAAGCGCCTCGGAGGAAAAATTCAGGGATCTGATACGGACAGAGGTTCGTGATGGAGAACTGCATATCTGGTTCGACAATAAGAATAATCTCATTCGCAACAACCAGCACCTGAAGCTGCGGGTATATCTCTCTTTTAAGGAGCTGGACAAGCTGCAGGTTTCCGGTGCTTCCACGGTAGTGGTCAGTGGCACCCTGGCGGTGAACCAGCTGAGCCTGGATATGTCCGGCGCCAGCGATTTCAAAGGGAATGTGGAACTGGGCTCCCTGAATGTAAAGGTGAGTGGTGCTTCTGATGCGGTGGTGAGTGGCAAGGCTGGGACGGTGACCATTGATGCCAATGGCGCCAGTGATTTCAAAGGATATGAATTGCAATCAGACCAGTGTTCGGTAACGGCCAGTGGCGCTTCGGATGTAAAGATCACGGTCAATAAAGAGCTGAATGCAAGGGCCAGTGGCGCCAGCAGTGTTTATTACAAAGGTGAAGGAGTTGTTAAAGAAATGAAATCGAGCGGCGCCAGTACAGTTGGCAAACGAAGTTAAGCAATACCATGCGTTGCTTTGAAATGGCCGTCTGTGGCGGAATTGAAAGAAATGCGCATAGCTGTTGACGTGAGATGGACATCCGGATCACAGTGTTTGAGTGAAAAACATTTTGCAAAAAATTGAAATGATTTTTGGTAGTAACCGATAAGAGTGTATATTTGCACTCCACATCGCGAAGTAGAGCAGCGGTAGCTCGTCGGGCTCATAACCCGAAGGTCGGAGGTTCGATCCCTCCCTTCGCAACAAAAGAAAAATCCTGACAGGACATACCAGTTAAACGGTGTGTCCTGTTTCTTTTTAGGGCTGTTAAATGCCTCCTGAGCAAACTCATACCGGACAGTCCTTGTTTTATAATCAATAGTTGCTGCTCACAATTCTTTCTCAAAACAAACGCTATTCTCCACGCCCGCATATTGCCCGTAGTTAGGGATCTGCCGGTAGCCATTCTTCTGGTATAGCTGAATGGCTTCGGGTTGCCGTTTGCCTGTCTCCAGCCGACAGCTGGCATAGGACAGCTCCCTGGCCCATTGTTCCAGTTCGGTCAGCACAGCGGAAGCGAGTCCCTTGCTCCTGTGTTCAGGAGCGGTGTACATACGTTTTACTTCCATACAGTCTGTACTGAGCGGCTTAATGGCGCCGCAGGCAGCGGCCTGCCCGTCAATATAAGCCACTACCACCTGGGTGAGTGAAGCACTGCTGTTGAACTGTGCATAGAAAGCATGATCGGCTCCATCCCTTTGGGCCAGGTCGGCGTTCAATGCGCTGACAAGGCGGAGGAAATCGGGGTTGGTAGCCTGTGTTCTGGTGATAGTGAGCATATGGATATTATTTATGAAATAAATTTCGTGTAAGGATAAATGATATATTTGCGCCCAACAAGCCCCCTCAATTTACTTTTTTAAAACACTCCACCGGAAAGGAAACTACCCGAACGATCCCTCATGCTGCAGCAGAAAGAATGGCTGTGAAATATTATTTTTAAAATTAAAATACAATTTCAGAAAATAAAATTTAATTTTGTTTTCTGAAAGGGTGAAAGGAGGCTTTTTTTATGGTAGTTATCACCTTTAGCAGGTTACGGAGATATGTATTGGCTAATCCGGGCTGCAGGATTGGATTGTATCACTGGGCCAGGAATACGGAAAGAGCGGATTGGGCCTGTTTTGCGGATGTGAAACGCAGTTTTCCTTCTGTGGACTATGTGGGCAATGACAGGTTTGTCTTTGATATCCACGGTAACAGGTACAGATTGATTGTCATGATCCATTTTCCCATCAGAAGTGTGTACATACGGTTTATCGGAACGCATGCAGAATATGATAAAATAACTGATATTATCAACCTTTAAAAATTGACATCATGGCCTTTTCCAAAATCAAAACTGAAAATGACTACGCTGTAGCCATTGCGCAGATCGAGGTCTTTTTGAAAAAAGGCTTTGCCAATCTCTCTGAAGAGGAAACTGCGCTCCTTGAAAAGATCTCCAAAGCCGTTGCGGCTTATGAAAAAGAGTATTATCCGGTGCCCAAGCCCTCCAGTATTGCTGAAATGATTGAGTTGAAGATGTATGAAATGCGCCTGAACCAAAAGAAACTGGCGGAACTGATGAAGATTGCACCGGATAAACTCTCCCAGATCCTCAACGGCAAGCGGGAGCCCGATGTACCTTTTCTGAAGGCCGCCCACCAGCGCCTGGGCATTGACGCGGCCTTTCTGCTGAACCATGCCTGATCATATGCCCTATTATGGCTGATCCGGGCAAGCCTGGATACCACCCTGCCTATTGTCTCAACCCCTCGCGGAATGCATCAGATGGTGATCTGCTGCTAAGCCTGCCTGAATATACCCCTTCCCGGTCCGGCGCCTGTTTCGGGCGGCATTTGTAAAAAGCCCGGCCGCCCCGCCTTTATTTCATACCTTTGCAGGAATTTTTCGCGGGAAAGGGGCCTGTATTTCCATTTCAGGCCCTATTTGTTTCCGTAAATAACAGGCGCACAACAATATATGAAAACGGGTTTTGTAAATATTTTCGGCCGGCCCAATGCCGGTAAAAGCACCCTGCTGAACGCTCTTATGGGCGAGAAGCTGGCTATTGTTTCTCCCAAGGTGCAGACCACCCGTCATCGTATCAAGGGTATCCTGACCAGTGCTGATCACCAGATCATTATCTCCGATACGCCCGGCATCATTGATCCCAAGTACAAACTGCAGGAAAAAATGATGATGGCCGTGAAAAGTGCGCTGGAGGATGCCGACCTGGCCCTGTTACTGGTAGATGTCAACGAAAAATGGGAAGAGTCCGATGAGATCTTCCAGTCGCTGAAATTGCGGGTCCCTGCCATTGTGGTGATCAACAAGACAGATAAGGCCAGCGCCGCCACCAGGGATAATGCCCTGGCGTTTTTCAGGGAGAAATCCTACTGCAGGGAAGCTATAGGGATATCAGCCCTGAAAGGACTGGATGTGGAACTGCTGATCCAGGCCGCTCTCCGGTTCCTGCCTGAAGGCGAACCCTTTTTCCCGGAAGATGAAATGACCGACCTGCCCACCCGCTTCTTTGTAGCGGAAATGGTGCGGGAAAAGATCTTTTACCTCTTCCAGGACGAGATACCCTACCATACCACGGTGATCATCACCGAATTCAAGGAAAAAACCACATTAATCAAAATAATTGCCGAGATCATTGTGCAGCGGGAATCGCAGAAAGGCATATTACTGGGCGAAAAAGGCAAGATGATCAAACAGCTGGGAACCGATGCCCGGAAAGATATTGAAGCTTTCCTGGGACAAAAGGTCTTCCTGGAACTGTTTGTCAAAGTCCGCCCCAAATGGCGTGATAATGATCTCATGCTGAAAGAATACGGTTATCATTAAAAATCAGGAACAGACATGGCAGGTTTTACAGTTGCAATAGTGGGCAGGCCCAACGTAGGTAAAAGCACTCTATTTAATCGCTTGCTGGAACAGCGCAAAGCGATCGTGGATGATATCAGCGGTGTTACCCGCGACCGCCAGTACGGTGTGGCGGATTGGAATGGCAAGACCTTCAACGTCATTGACACCGGAGGTTTTGTACCCCAGAGTGAAGATGTATTTGAAAGGGAGATCCGTAAACAGGTGCTGGTAGCCCTGGAAGAAGCCAATGCCATCGTTTTTATGGGCGATGCCGCCACTGGTATTACCGACCTGGACGAGGCCATGGCCGATCTGTTGCGCCGGACCGACAAGCCGGTGTTCCTGACAGTCAATAAAGTGGATAACCCGGAAAGACAGCTGGAGGCCACCGAATTCTACGGGCTGGGTTTCGATAACATCTTTTTCCTCTCTTCCATGAGTGGCAGCGGCACCGGTGAACTGCTGGACGCCATCACCGAGATCATCACGGAGGACCAGTCCACCGATACAGAAGAAGAGAACGCCCTGCCCCGTTTTGCCATTATGGGCCAGCCCAACGTAGGGAAATCTTCCCTGCTCAATGCCCTGATAGGCCAGGAGCGGACCATTGTCAGCGATATTGCCGGCACTACCCGCGATACCATTCACACCAGATACAATCTTTTCCAGAAGGAATTCATCCTGATCGATACCGCCGGTATCCGCCGGAAGACCAAAGTGCATGAGGACCTGGAATTCTATTCAGTGATCCGGGCTATCAAGGCCATGGATGAAGCCGATGTTTGTCTGCTCATGCTGGACGCTGAAAAAGGCATTACCGCGCAAGACCTCAATATCTTCAGCCTCGCCTC from Candidatus Pseudobacter hemicellulosilyticus encodes the following:
- the der gene encoding ribosome biogenesis GTPase Der, giving the protein MAGFTVAIVGRPNVGKSTLFNRLLEQRKAIVDDISGVTRDRQYGVADWNGKTFNVIDTGGFVPQSEDVFEREIRKQVLVALEEANAIVFMGDAATGITDLDEAMADLLRRTDKPVFLTVNKVDNPERQLEATEFYGLGFDNIFFLSSMSGSGTGELLDAITEIITEDQSTDTEEENALPRFAIMGQPNVGKSSLLNALIGQERTIVSDIAGTTRDTIHTRYNLFQKEFILIDTAGIRRKTKVHEDLEFYSVIRAIKAMDEADVCLLMLDAEKGITAQDLNIFSLASRKGKGIVLLINKWDLMEKETNTARDYEAELKKRIAPFSDVPILFVSAKDKLRIHKAIETALEVYSNKSRKIPTSKLNDVMLKAIEAYHPPVVRGNPIRIKYVTQLPTRVPSFAFFCNFPDDVKQPYKNYLENQLRQNFPFKGVPVRLFFRKK
- a CDS encoding helix-turn-helix domain-containing protein, with the protein product MAFSKIKTENDYAVAIAQIEVFLKKGFANLSEEETALLEKISKAVAAYEKEYYPVPKPSSIAEMIELKMYEMRLNQKKLAELMKIAPDKLSQILNGKREPDVPFLKAAHQRLGIDAAFLLNHA
- a CDS encoding DUF2807 domain-containing protein, with the translated sequence MQRIILSSLFLFTVLAGFAQEKVINDPNAEERSVGSFSSIEMRDGIDLFLSYGEEAKVLVSGATQTDRDKIKTVVQNGVLKIYTEGGPIKISTRDKKLKAYIAVRSLEGLSATFGSDVSISGTLRAEKLDIKLSGGSDLDGRLAVQYLNLKISGGSDARIKGQVESFSLQASGGSDLKGFDLVCDKASVSCTGGSDVQLTVNGELNVEARGGSDVEYKGQGHINKSTTSGSSIRKRA
- a CDS encoding DUF2807 domain-containing protein: MIKRFLLLLLTALPLWAAAQRQIINDENAVPRDIGSFHAVKISSPITLFLSQGEREVLVVSASEEKFRDLIRTEVRDGELHIWFDNKNNLIRNNQHLKLRVYLSFKELDKLQVSGASTVVVSGTLAVNQLSLDMSGASDFKGNVELGSLNVKVSGASDAVVSGKAGTVTIDANGASDFKGYELQSDQCSVTASGASDVKITVNKELNARASGASSVYYKGEGVVKEMKSSGASTVGKRS
- a CDS encoding TonB-dependent receptor, with the translated sequence MKKLFLGICYLLLSHWLLAQQISGKVIDAATSAAVASATIELGNFASTSSNEQGEFIFQRIRSGSYTLRISSIGFETAELSVSPDNSTQTIRLKRLNLFMQPVEVRAITAGEKAPFTKTNLTKKEIEKQNLGQDIPFILNQTPSAVVSSDAGTGIGYTGIRIRGTDATRINVTLNGIPYNDAESQGTFFVNMPDFSSSLNSIQIQRGVGTSSNGASAFGATINLSTNEVNTNAYGELNNSAGSFNTWKHTVKAGSGLINDHFTIDARISKISSDGYVDRAASDLRSFYLSGAYIGEKTSIRLNVFGGKEKTYQAWNGVSAADLETNRTINYSGMDKPGDPYDNQTDNYQQDHYQLFINHQLSKNWTANTAFFLTKGKGYYEEYKAEAEYTAYGLPDNGASTSTDLIRQLWLDNDFYGQIFSVQHKGNRHQFTIGGGWNRYDGNHFGEVIWAEAAIPYKHRWYNLTAYKTDVNAYTKYQYAITPGLEIFGDLQYRRVLYQLNGFREAPDRKVRNTYDFVNPKLGLTYSLKDYLLYVSYSLGSKEPNRNDFEANTDGLKPERMHDFELGIERRNNQFSWGATAYYMRYKDQLVLTGSINDVGAYLRSNVPNSYRMGIELQGKVRVTQWLQAGANLTLSRNRIQDFDKVGNTDIAFSPNLMGGGMISFLPVKNLDISLLGKYVGRQYLDNTASKDHMLEAYYVQDARVSYTLPRLLFKEITLVGQVNNLFDKKYVANGYTYSYEDSGALITENAYFPMATINFLFALQVKL
- a CDS encoding GNAT family N-acetyltransferase; amino-acid sequence: MLTITRTQATNPDFLRLVSALNADLAQRDGADHAFYAQFNSSASLTQVVVAYIDGQAAACGAIKPLSTDCMEVKRMYTAPEHRSKGLASAVLTELEQWARELSYASCRLETGKRQPEAIQLYQKNGYRQIPNYGQYAGVENSVCFEKEL
- the era gene encoding GTPase Era, encoding MKTGFVNIFGRPNAGKSTLLNALMGEKLAIVSPKVQTTRHRIKGILTSADHQIIISDTPGIIDPKYKLQEKMMMAVKSALEDADLALLLVDVNEKWEESDEIFQSLKLRVPAIVVINKTDKASAATRDNALAFFREKSYCREAIGISALKGLDVELLIQAALRFLPEGEPFFPEDEMTDLPTRFFVAEMVREKIFYLFQDEIPYHTTVIITEFKEKTTLIKIIAEIIVQRESQKGILLGEKGKMIKQLGTDARKDIEAFLGQKVFLELFVKVRPKWRDNDLMLKEYGYH